The genomic segment TTACGGCGGCTTATTTCTTCCGTATCTTTTTCCGTATTTAAAATGTCAACACAAAAACTGGTAGTCATTGAGGTTAACGCCGAGTCTGAATTGCTGAACGCTGCGGCTATGATGCCGATGGTGAACAGTACTAATACCGATTGTCCCAGATAGCCTTGCGTGGCAAACATCGGAAGAATATCATCATTTACGACAGGGAGCCCCAGATTCATTTTCCCGGCCAGCGTTACTAATAAAATGCCTAAGCACAAAAATAAAAAATTGAGCGGAATAAAAGCAAAGCCATAACAATACATGTTTTTTTGCGCTTCTTTCAGGTTTCGGCAAGAGAGATTCTTTTGCATCATGTCCTGATCTAACCCTGTCATTACAATCACAATAAATATACCGCTTAAAAATTGCTTGAAGAAATTCTGGCGGGACATCCAGTCGTCAAGCACAAACATCTGACTGTATTTGCTGGTGGAGATTGTTTGTATAATGCCGGAGAAGTTTAGGTCCAGCTTACTAATTGTAACTATAATGATGCATATCAATGCGGCAACGAGACAAAAGGTTTGCAACGTATCCGTCCACACAATGGTTTTAATGCCGCTTTTGTGCGTGTATATCCATACCAGTGCCACAGCACCTGTGGCTATGCTCCAGAAGGGAACGCCCATATCTTGAAACACATATGCGTGAAGGATGAGGCAGACCAGATAGAGTTTAGCAGCTGTGCCCAGCATGCGCGAAAGTAGAAAGAAGAATGCACCTGTGCGATAAGCTCTTTTGCCAATTCTCGTGCCCAGATAAGTGTAGATGCTGGTTAGGTTTAGTTTGTAATAGAGTGGTAGGAGTATTAACGCTACGACAAGATAGCCGAAGAAGAATCCTAAAACGGTTTGCATATAGGTCATGTTCATGCCTCGAATCATGCCCGGCACAGAAACAAAAGTGACTCCTGATATTGATGCACCAATCATTCCGAATGAAACAACGTACCATGGCGATTTATTTTCACCCTTGAAGAATGCGGCGTTGGAGCCTCCTTTTCTTCCGGTAATACGTGCTATGAGTAGCAGAACGGCAAAATAGCATATAATAGTGATTAATATCATTGAGTACGCGTTTTGGTGCAAAGATAGCACTTATTTTGCAAATGGTAATTTGTAATTCGTAATTGATTACTATCTTTGCCATAGCTAGTATGTGAAAAGGGACTATAAATAATTTATAATATACAGTGAATCAACAATATTCATCTTTACTATTAGAAAGAGCTGTCAGCGAGTTTGCCAAATTACCCGGAATCGGTAAGAAAACGGCCATGAGACTGGTTCTTCATCTTTTGAGGCAAGACACGGCTACGGTAGAAGCCTTTGGACGTTCTGTCATTACGCTGAAACAGGAAGTGAAGTATTGCAAAACTTGTCATAATATTTCTGATACCGAGACTTGCCGGATTTGTGCCAATCCACAGAGAGATGCCACTACTGTTTGTGTGGTGGAAAACATACGTGATGTGATGGCGGTAGAGGCCACGCAACAGTTTCGCGGGTTGTATCATGTATTGGGAGGCATTATTTCTCCTATGGATGGAGTAGGGCCCGGCGATCTCCAGATAGAGAGCCTTGTGCAGCGTGTATCCGAGGGGGGAATAAAGGAAGTAATTCTGGCTTTGAGTTCTACGATGGAAGGAGATACAACTAACTTTTTTATCTATAGGAAGCTTGAAAAAACCGGTGTGAAGCTGAGTGTGATTGCTCGTGGCATTTCTATTGGCGACGAGTTGGAGTATACGGACGAAGTAACGTTGGGCAGAAGTATTGCCAATCGCACATCGTTTACCGGAACAATGTAGTCAAGATCGTTTTTCTCAAGGATTATTCATCTGAAAATATGAGAGTTGTAATGGAACAAAAAATAAAACACATTTCGAAAAAATTGTCGCTGCAGTATTTGCTTTTCTGGTTGTTTCCGGTGTTGTTGACTATCGCTTATGAATGTAATTGGCTTGATGTTGGCCTTTATGCTACAGATGTACGGATGCAATACTATTTGGAGACTCTGGGGATATTACTCACTGTTGGGTGTGTGCCGTTGTCTCTTAAACTTTTCAGTTTTGTGCTGAAAAAAGGTATTAGCGAAGTATCCTTTGCCACTGCATTACGGCAATACTTCTGGTGGAGTGCCGTGCGGTTGTGTTTACTTGAAATTGCCGTGCTAGCGTGTATCGTAATCTATTATCTTACGCTCGATAATATAGGAGGCCTTTGTGCTTTGATTGCATTAACTGCATCTGTGTTTTGCTTGCCCGGCGAAAAGCGGTTGCGTGAAGAATTGAATCTATAAAACATTACTTATGGAAAAGAACGCTTATTTAACGGACGATCGTATTTATCTTCGTGCGGTAGAACCCGAAGATCTTGAGGTTATGTATGAAATGGAAAACCATCCTTCTTTTTGGGAAATAAGTAGTTTTACCGTACCTTATTCTCGCTATACGCTTAAAGAATATATCTTGAATTCTCAAAATGATGTGTTTGCCGATAAGCAACTTCGGCTGATGATTGTGCGTAGAGAAGATGATAAAGTGATTGGTACCATTGACATAACAGATTATATTCCTCTACATGCTCATGGTGCAGTGGGTATTGCTGTTCTGGAAACTTATCGGCGCGAAGGATATGCGGCCAGGGCACTGAGGTTGCTGTGCGAATATGCCTTTAACTTTTTGGACATGAAGCAATTGTATGCGAATGTGCCAATAGATAATGAAGCGAGTTTACAACTGTTTTCCTCTTGCGGATTTGTTGAGTGCGGAGTTTTAAAAGAGTGGCTGCATGCTGGCAAGGGATATAAAGATGTAATTATGATGCAGTGCATTAATAATTAATCAACAATCAATTGAGAGAAGGAATTTGTGGGAAGCGTGACCATGTAGCGTATTTATGCCCAAGTTTCTTTAACGATTTCTTCCACATATTATTT from the uncultured Bacteroides sp. genome contains:
- a CDS encoding sodium:solute symporter, translated to MILITIICYFAVLLLIARITGRKGGSNAAFFKGENKSPWYVVSFGMIGASISGVTFVSVPGMIRGMNMTYMQTVLGFFFGYLVVALILLPLYYKLNLTSIYTYLGTRIGKRAYRTGAFFFLLSRMLGTAAKLYLVCLILHAYVFQDMGVPFWSIATGAVALVWIYTHKSGIKTIVWTDTLQTFCLVAALICIIIVTISKLDLNFSGIIQTISTSKYSQMFVLDDWMSRQNFFKQFLSGIFIVIVMTGLDQDMMQKNLSCRNLKEAQKNMYCYGFAFIPLNFLFLCLGILLVTLAGKMNLGLPVVNDDILPMFATQGYLGQSVLVLFTIGIIAAAFSNSDSALTSMTTSFCVDILNTEKDTEEISRRKRNKVHIAFSILLVIFICLFRLGNDKSIIDAIYVIASYTYGPLLGMFGFGLFTHRISNDRLVPAIAIASPILCYVIDWTVSRQTGYTFGYEMLMLNGALTFIGLWIFSKKGEKRVIINIYNKK
- the recR gene encoding recombination mediator RecR, translated to MNQQYSSLLLERAVSEFAKLPGIGKKTAMRLVLHLLRQDTATVEAFGRSVITLKQEVKYCKTCHNISDTETCRICANPQRDATTVCVVENIRDVMAVEATQQFRGLYHVLGGIISPMDGVGPGDLQIESLVQRVSEGGIKEVILALSSTMEGDTTNFFIYRKLEKTGVKLSVIARGISIGDELEYTDEVTLGRSIANRTSFTGTM
- a CDS encoding GNAT family N-acetyltransferase → MEKNAYLTDDRIYLRAVEPEDLEVMYEMENHPSFWEISSFTVPYSRYTLKEYILNSQNDVFADKQLRLMIVRREDDKVIGTIDITDYIPLHAHGAVGIAVLETYRREGYAARALRLLCEYAFNFLDMKQLYANVPIDNEASLQLFSSCGFVECGVLKEWLHAGKGYKDVIMMQCINN